GGTAGAAATTGCCAGTAGTAAAGGGAATAACGCTGCGATCGCACTATTATAAAAGCTCATCTTGATTTCTCCCACTATTCTTACCCCTACTAAATAATGGAAGTTGCTTATCCCTACTAAGTTCCTATACTCCTCACCCCTGATATCGAATCCCTTGGATTACCCATCAGAAAAGTTACCCGAAGTAGGGAGGAAAATTCCAAGTCTCCCAATTTATGGGGATATAGGGGGATTTCTGCATCAGTATTGAACTAATTAAATCCCAGTTACCAAACGCTGTTCTAACAGTTGCACAGAACCAATTGCTAACTGCACTAAAGGCCAACCGACTAAACAGATTACAGCCGCCCAGTTCGTGCTAATATCTAAACCTTGGCGGACTGCCACAATCACAGCTAACAAACTCCAGACAGCTAAAACCACTTCAATTGATCGTCCTAGTAAAGGAATTACGGTTAAAAAGTTCAATGTTTGCGGTGCATAAGCAAAGCCAATCGGAATTAGCAAATCTTGATAAGTAAGTGTACGGCGTTTTAGCCCTTGACCGATTTTGGAGATGGTAAAAGTCCAAAAATAGTAACCTGCGACTACACTGATACCGTCTATTACCAGTGCAAACAGCAGGATAGACAACGGCGCTCTATTTATTAATAGAATAATTGCACTTCCCAAAACATGGGAAATTGCTGCTAAAATCACAATTGTTACAGCTATGCGATTGGTTTTTGGAGTATTACGAGCATTTTCATAAAAATTTCCATCCAAAGATAGAGCATTAGCAATAGTAGTTACTATTGATTTTGAATCGTTTTTACTCACTTGCCATACCTACCACTTATGATTATCAATAATTTGATATCATAATATTTAATTTGGGTATTGAGAAAAAATCAATTTATTATCAGTGCATCTGACGAGATACACCATTAGTTAATTAAATGTTTAAATTTATTTTGGCCATCATTCGCTGGTTACAAGGTGGAGCTTTAAAACTCTTAACTTTAGCAGGTATAATTTTACTAATTTGGGGAATTGTTTCTCCTGTAGGAACTTTGGTTTGGTGGCTAAATGAAGGCGCTGATAATTTGGGATTGCTGAAGAAAACACCTAATTCTTTTGTAGCAAAAATTCCACCTAACAATATTCAAAACGATCAATTAAGTAATAATTCCAATATAAATTGTTATATAATCTTTTTGCCAGGAGTAGGAGATTTTTCTGGCGATCAATTAACTGATGGTGAAAGGTTATTTTTAACTGGTTTAGTAGAAAAGCATTCTACCTGCGATGCTGTTGCTGATGTCTTTCCCTACTCAGTTTCTAATGATAGTTTAGGTGGGGAGAGATTATTAGCTCCTATATGGCGCTTTGCTGAGGAAGCGCAAGGTTTATTAGGAAGTGCAAATGTACTGATTAAAATTCGCAATCTTTGGCGTTTTGCTATTTCCGCAGATAGTAGATATGGCACTATTTATAATCAGGGAATTGCTAGTGCAATAATTGAAAGGATGAATGCTGTGCATCCTATCCCACAAGATTCTAATCAACCAATTAAAATTATTCTTATCGGTACTAGCGGAGGGGTAGAAGTTGCTTTAAATGCAGTGCCTTATTTGAAGCAATGGTTAGCTAGTCAAACCAAAATTATTGTAGTCTCTATCGGTGGTGTGTTTAATGGGAGAAATGGTTTTCAAGAAACTGAGCATATATATCACCTGCGCGGAGAGAGAGACTTGGTTGAAGATTTAGGCGGTGTTTTATTCCCGTCGCGTTGGTTATGGAATGTGACTTCACCATTTGTGCAAGCGCGTTTGCGGGGTATTTATACTTCAATTATTAGTGGTAATCATGCTCATGATGGCGAGCAAGGATATTTTGGTGAAGATTTAATTGATAATAGTCAGACTAAATATGTAGATTTAACACTGCAACAGGTTAATCAGTTACCAATTTGGTCAGATTGAAGAGGTTATAAATGTGGGTTAAATTAAACGTTACCTGCGATGACACCGGACTGGGGACTGGTGTATGATACCGGACTAGGGACTGGTGATTGGGGAAATCATTATACGTTTATTTATGCCCACCTACTTAAGATCAAATATTGCATTTCTTCAGGCTTCTTTTAATAAGGCTTTATTAAAGTTCAGGGCTTATGCAAGCATTGAAATATAGATCCCCCTTAAAAAATTAAATTAGGGAGGATCTCTGTGTAGGAAAACTGTATGTAATTAGCGAAAATACTCGGCGGAGTAGTTCAGAAATCAGAATTTGGGCTAATTAACTAACTTAACGCGACGACTATAGCGACTGAATAAGCCAAAGGCTAAACCAAATACACCAAAACCCAGCAAAGAATTAGTATTACTAGATTCAGGAACAGAAGTTGCAGCAAGACCAACGATATTCACATTATTACCAATAGTACCAAGTGTTGTAGCTGCACCTGTAGCTAAGTTGATGTTATATAAACTTGAACCTGATGCTGCAAACGCAGTATTTGTTGTTTGATCGCTACCTGTGAAAATGTCAAACCCTCCAGTTGAACCAAAGTCAATCCCAAGAGAGCCTATAGTGTTGAGAGTGCCATTATTTGGTGGGTTTTGCTGAACCAATATATCCAAATTCGAGTCTATATTAAAAAGTTGAGTTGTTGTTGTTCCAGCGAATGAATTAGTGTATGCGGCGGCAGTAATATTTGGATTAGCCCCTGCGTTTGCGTCTGTTGCAGCATAAGCCAATGTACCATCAACAATAACCGCTCCAGTATCGACATTAATACGCAAGTTTTGGTCGTTATTACCAACTAATCGCAGGCGATCGGGTACTGGATTGAAGTCAAATCCTGACTGTTGTCCTGCTGTAAAGAGAGTAGGTGAAAGGGTACTTACAAAAGTAGCAGCACCAGTAGTAGGGTTAATGGTATAAATGTTATTTGTGTCTGTTACACCATAAAGCATCTGATTAGCTGGTCGGAAATCAATTCCTAGCAAATTACCATTAAGCCCTGTAACTCCAACGCTGGCAATACTATTAGGACTCTCAGGTTTGAAAGAAACTAAAGTGTTATTGTCGGTTAGACCAGTTAACCTGATAGTAGCTGCATTTGCTGAGTTAATTATCCCTAACTGATTTAATATCGTTGCTACAGCTAATGCAGAAGCGAGCGAGTATATCTTGTTTAGTTTCATCAAAAACCTCTCAAAAGATAGATTTATTAGTTGGTTAAATTAATTCAAACCAACTACAATAAATACGTAATTATACGTATGCCAAAAAGTTTATCATTAATATCTCAAAATTTTTCTAATCTCTAAGTAATTGTCAAGACTGTTACTTCAAATAAAGCTAACGCAGCTAATAGTGTAAGTAGGTGGGCAAAACTAAACTTTAGTTACGATCGTTGGGACTAGGGACTGGTGAACGGTGGCTGGGAAAATTACTATACGTTTATTTATGCCCACCTACTTACATCTCTCGGTTGAGCAGGTGCTTTATCAGTTTCCCCCCTGAGATTGATAAAGCAAAAACAACCTGTTGTTAGCCTGTTGGATAGATTTACAGCTAAAAAAATTGCCACCAATTTTTAACCTTGGGTTGCAACCGATCCAAGGTTGTATTTTAGTGTTTTAGCTGAAAGTTAGCTAAACTTCCAAAAATAATTTCAAGTTGAGATAAATTTAAGGAGAATTTTATGCCAGAACAAGAATTACAACCGCCTCAACATCAGGAAAAACAACCAGGTATTGAGTCAGAAATGACTCCAAAACCTAAATCTGATGATGATAAATATCGCGGTAGTGGCAAGTTAGAAGGTAAGGTAGCATTAATTACGGGTGGCGATAGTGGAATTGGTCGTGCAGTTGCGATCGCATTTGCCAAAGAAGGTGCTGATGTGGCGATCGCATATCTCAACGAACACGACGACGCTAAAGAAGCCAAGCAGTTAGTGGAACAACAAGGTCGCAAATGTTTCACAATTGCAGGGGATATCGGCGACGAAAGCTTTTGTCAACAAGCAGTACAACAAACAGTTGATGCTTTGGGTAAACTAGATGTTCTAGTTAACAATGCTGCTGAACAGCATCCCCAAGAAAGCATTGAAGATATTACTGCTGAACAATTGGAACGCACTTTTCGCACCAATATTTTCTCAATGTTTTATCTGACTAAAGCAGCAATGAAGCATCTCAAAGAAGGAAGTGCAATTATTAACACAACTTCAGTTACTGCTTATAAAGGCAATCAACAACTACTAGATTATTCCTCTACAAAAGGTGCAATTGTTGCCTTTACTCGCTCTTTATCACAATCTTTAGTAGAAAAAGGAATTCGTGTTAATGGGGTCGCACCTGGCCCAATTTGGACACCATTAATTCCGGCGACTTTCCCGGAAGAAAAGGTTGCTAGTTTTGGTAAAGAAGTCCCAATGCAACGCGCTGGACAACCAGAAGAAATTGCTCCTAGTTATGTATTTTTAGCTTCGGATGACTCTTCTTATCTATCTGGTCAAATTCTACATCCTAATGGTGGGGTAGTTGTCAACGGATAATTACAAACAAATGCAGACAGTACCTTAAGGTACTGAAAAACATAACTAGCCCCCTTCCCTACTAGGGAAGGGGGCATTTAAAAGCCCCTCCCCTACTAGGGGAGGGGTTTTGGGAGAGGTGAGAAATTCATATCAGCCAACACTATTTTTCAGGGTGTCGGCTATTAAATAAATTTTACTTTGCAGAAGCAGCTAATTGTTGCTGAATCTTACTCTTAGCAGCTTTGAACTCAGTAGCCATTTGCTCTTTTTGTTCGTCGCTACAGTTGTTATCAATTGCTGCAAACATGGTGCTTTCTTCTTGACGGATATGATCGCCAACTGCATCCATTAGCTGTTTAATTTTATCTTTGAATTCAGGTGCAGAAGGGCTGGTAGCTTTAATTTCCTCCAACATCCGCTTCATTTCACCTTGCTCATCAAACAACTCTTGAGTGTTGTCATCGCCGTAGAAAGAGCGAACTCTAGGATAAACAATTTGCTCCTCAGCTTCAGCATGAGCAATTAAATCTTTGTAAAGCTGACCAAAGTATTCTTGAAGCTTTTGAGGATCGTTGGTAGCGCCAATTTCGGTGAAGATGGTATTGGTTTTATTATGATCCAGACGGATAAGAGTCTGGATATTCATATCTTGTTTATCAGAATTGTGGGTAA
This genomic stretch from Oculatellaceae cyanobacterium harbors:
- a CDS encoding DUF4394 domain-containing protein, which encodes MKLNKIYSLASALAVATILNQLGIINSANAATIRLTGLTDNNTLVSFKPESPNSIASVGVTGLNGNLLGIDFRPANQMLYGVTDTNNIYTINPTTGAATFVSTLSPTLFTAGQQSGFDFNPVPDRLRLVGNNDQNLRINVDTGAVIVDGTLAYAATDANAGANPNITAAAYTNSFAGTTTTQLFNIDSNLDILVQQNPPNNGTLNTIGSLGIDFGSTGGFDIFTGSDQTTNTAFAASGSSLYNINLATGAATTLGTIGNNVNIVGLAATSVPESSNTNSLLGFGVFGLAFGLFSRYSRRVKLVN
- a CDS encoding SDR family oxidoreductase, which produces MPEQELQPPQHQEKQPGIESEMTPKPKSDDDKYRGSGKLEGKVALITGGDSGIGRAVAIAFAKEGADVAIAYLNEHDDAKEAKQLVEQQGRKCFTIAGDIGDESFCQQAVQQTVDALGKLDVLVNNAAEQHPQESIEDITAEQLERTFRTNIFSMFYLTKAAMKHLKEGSAIINTTSVTAYKGNQQLLDYSSTKGAIVAFTRSLSQSLVEKGIRVNGVAPGPIWTPLIPATFPEEKVASFGKEVPMQRAGQPEEIAPSYVFLASDDSSYLSGQILHPNGGVVVNG